A window of the Tripterygium wilfordii isolate XIE 37 chromosome 12, ASM1340144v1, whole genome shotgun sequence genome harbors these coding sequences:
- the LOC120011073 gene encoding signal peptidase complex subunit 3B — protein sequence MHSFGYRANALLTFAVTILALMCAIASVSDTFNHPTPSAEIQISNINWFQKQPHGNDEVSLSMNITADLQSLFTWNTKQVFIFVAAEYDTPKNSLNQVSLWDAIIPTKEHAKFWIHTSNKYRFIDQGSNLRGKEFNLTMHWHVMPKTGKMLADKIVLSGYRLPEDYR from the exons ATGCATTCTTTTGGATACAGAGCGAACGCCTTGCTGACGTTCGCCGTCACCATCCTAGCGTTAATGTGCGCCATCGCCTCCGTTTCGGACACTTTTAACCACCCTACTCCGTCCGCTGAAATCCAG ATATCGAATATTAATTGGTTCCAAAAGCAACCGCATGGGAATGACGAG GTCAGCTTGTCGATGAACATAACGGCCGACTTGCAGTCATTGTTCACATGGAACACAAAGCAG GTTTTCATATTTGTTGCGGCTGAGTATGACACCCCCAAGAATTCTTTGAACCAA GTTTCTCTATGGGATGCTATAATTCCTACCAAAGAGCATGCAAAGTTTTGGATTCACACCTCAAACAAGTACCGATTCATTGATCAG GGAAGCAATCTTCGTGGTAAGGAATTCAACTTGACAATGCACTGGCATGTGATGCCCAAAACTGGCAAGATGCTTGCGGACAAAATAGTGTTGTCTGGATACCGTTTGCCTGAGGATTACAGATGA
- the LOC120010492 gene encoding probable aspartic protease At2g35615 codes for MHQLSFVLIFILSKKSIQSLAEVIDDGFSIDLIHRDSPLSPFYNQSISPSEHLGKGIVRSFNRVKYLYSSMHMEKKELSSVMIPNRVDYLMKMYIGSPPIEVFPAADTGSNLIWVRCQDGKKKHHKNAQLFNPKGSSTYVKIRYQTEFCNVLPKKERGNSDECKYNFSYGNAYTLGVLSKETFTINTTNGGSKSFTKSVFGCGNIDHGFSNRFQGIVGFGTGILSLVSQLKTEIKNKFSYCLLQRYATTNSKLKFGTGAKISEVKRVSTPFLHKNDLALYHLTLEGISVIGTRIDIHQSPGNIVIDSGTTLTMLESSIYKDIEAEVKKVIGADSVPDPTKRLNLCYEAESIEEKDLPEMIFHFSGANLHLPHTNTFERQKDVICMMIVPSNGFSVIGNVAQINFQVEYDLQEQQVSFAPADCTEF; via the coding sequence ATGCATCAGTTGAGCTTTGTGTTAATTTTCATTTTGTCCAAGAAGTCTATTCAATCTCTAGCGGAAGTCATAGACGATGGATTTAGCATTGATCTTATTCATCGTGATTCGCCACTATCCCCGTTTTACAACCAATCTATCTCTCCATCCGAGCACTTAGGCAAAGGTATTGTCCGTTCCTTCAATCGAGTCAAATACTTATATTCATCGATGCATATGGAAAAGAAAGAACTTTCATCTGTGATGATTCCAAATAGGGTTGATTATCTCATGAAGATGTATATCGGTTCCCCACCAATTGAAGTCTTTCCTGCTGCAGACACAGGTAGTAATCTTATATGGGTACGGTGTCAAGATGGTAAGAAAAAACACCATAAGAACGCACAACTTTTTAATCCAAAAGGGTCCTCCACCTATGTTAAGATTCGTTATCAAACTGAGTTTTGCAATGTTCTTCCCAAAAAAGAACGTGGGAACTCAGATGAGTGCAAGTACAATTTTAGTTATGGAAATGCATACACATTAGGAGTTTTGAGCAAAGAGACCTTTACAATAAATACCACCAATGGTGGATCGAAATCTTTCACCAAATCAGTGTTCGGATGTGGTAATATAGATCATGGATTTTCCAACCGTTTTCAAGGTATTGTAGGGTTTGGAACAGGAATATTGTCACTGGTTTCTCAACTTAAAACcgaaattaaaaacaaattctCATATTGCTTACTTCAACGATACGCGACGACTAATAGTAAGCTTAAATTTGGAACTGGAGCTAAGATTTCTGAGGTAAAAAGAGTTTCAACTCCATTTTTGCATAAAAATGATCTAGCCTTATACCACCTTACACTCGAAGGGATCAGTGTCATAGGCACAAGAATAGACATACACCAAAGTCCGGGTAATATCGTAATCGATTCTGGAACAACCCTAACAATGTTGGAATCAAGCATATACAAGGACATTGAAGCTGAAGTTAAGAAAGTAATTGGTGCCGATTCAGTACCAGATCCGACTAAAAGACTCAACTTGTGCTATGAAGCAGAATCTATAGAAGAGAAGGACCTCCCAGAAATGATATTCCACTTCAGTGGTGCAAACCTTCATTTACCGCATACAAACACATTTGAAAGACAAAAAGATGTGATTTGTATGATGATTGTTCCGAGCAATGGTTTTTCCGTTATTGGGAATGTGGCACAAATAAACTTTCAGGTGGAGTATGACCTTCAAgaacaacaagtctcttttgctCCAGCAGATTGCACTGAATTTTAA
- the LOC120011456 gene encoding E3 ubiquitin-protein ligase ATL6-like has protein sequence MKYCTAMREIIHLTLLLLFPSAMGQGSMSPDPYSYAKFSPSMAIIIVSLISAVFLMGLFVICIRQCSNSRNGSGSVRPATGRSRRAARGLDPAVIENLPTFPYSEVKELKIGKGALECAVCLMEFEDDETLRLIPKCDHVFHTDCIDAWLGSHTTCPVCRANLVPELSELVPNLPDSDLESDIEAQNEVVPVEQERNDSVLVQQRPPEPEVMNVNQTLNRNRTRGSRSGRPPKFPRSHSTGHSLVQPRENMDRFTLRLPADVRKQIMNRRLNRATSLLLLPREGSSRQGYRNGSSKGKNLGRFDQLDRSTKSDRWVFSMTPPFFRRESSFRSKRVAADGEGSSRRLPEQEASLAESSRPPV, from the coding sequence ATGAAATATTGCACAGCTATGCGCGAAATCATTCATCTTACTTTGCTTTTGTTGTTCCCGTCCGCGATGGGCCAGGGCTCGATGAGCCCGGATCCGTATTCGTACGCAAAGTTCTCGCCGTCTATGGCGATAATCATCGTCTCTCTGATATCAGCTGTGTTTTTAATGGGATTATTCGTTATTTGCATCCGCCAGTGCTCGAACTCGCGCAATGGTTCGGGAAGTGTGCGGCCTGCCACCGGACGGTCGCGTAGGGCGGCGCGTGGACTGGATCCAGCGGTAATCGAGAACCTTCCGACATTTCCTTACTCCGAAGTGAAGGAGCTCAAGATCGGGAAGGGAGCACTGGAATGCGCGGTGTGTTTGATGGAATTCGAAGACGACGAAACGCTGCGTTTGATCCCCAAGTGCGACCACGTGTTCCACACGGACTGTATAGATGCTTGGTTGGGCTCTCACACCACTTGCCCCGTTTGCCGCGCCAATTTGGTGCCGGAACTCAGTGAGTTAGTACCTAATTTACCTGACTCGGATTTGGAGTCAGACATCGAGGCCCAAAACGAAGTTGTACCAGTTGAGCAGGAAAGAAACGACTCGGTGTTAGTCCAACAACGACCACCGGAGCCTGAAGTGATGAATGTGAATCAGACTTTGAACAGGAACCGTACACGTGGATCGAGATCTGGTAGACCACCTAAATTCCCTAGGTCTCACTCGACCGGGCATTCATTGGTTCAACCGCGAGAAAACATGGACAGGTTCACTTTGAGATTGCCGGCTGATGTGAGGAAGCAGATAATGAACCGCCGACTAAACCGGGCTACGAGTCTGCTTTTGTTGCCTAGGGAAGGAAGTTCAAGGCAAGGGTACCGAAACGGGAGTAGCAAAGGGAAAAACTTAGGGCGATTCGATCAGCTAGACCGAAGTACCAAGTCGGACCGGTGGGTGTTTAGCATGACACCTCCATTTTTTAGGAGAGAATCGTCGTTCAGGTCGAAGAGAGTGGCGGCTGACGGCGAGGGATCTTCAAGGCGGCTACCTGAACAAGAAGCCTCACTTGCTGAATCGAGTCGGCCTCCGGTTTAA